In Oncorhynchus tshawytscha isolate Ot180627B linkage group LG28, Otsh_v2.0, whole genome shotgun sequence, a genomic segment contains:
- the dusp12 gene encoding dual specificity protein phosphatase 12 — protein sequence MIQVEAGVYIGAASDLKDAQDLTNAGITHILTVDSEQPASPDGPFRMKYVYSLDESSTDLLSHLDDCIRFICDACEASKSVLVHCHVGQSRSAAVVTAYLMKCHKMNFGDAYAKLQQLKPDVKMNEGFVDQLALYESLGCEVDVTSPQYKQYRLQKLTEKYPELQNVPKELFAVDPYLSTCSEVVYRCKKCRRTLFRASSILSHTIGNGPTAFAYKKMSNLPSGDQTQCTSYFTEPVQWMEQALLGVMDGQILCPKCSSKLGSFSWCGEQCSCGRWVTPAFQMHKNRVDEIKHISIATLKS from the exons ATGATTCAGGTAGAGGCAGGAGTCTACATCGGGGCAGCATCTGACCTGAAAGATGCCCAGGACCTGACCAATGCTGGCATCACCCACATACTCACAGTGGACTCGGAGCAGCCAGCTTCACCTGATGGGCCATTTAGGATGAAGTATGTCTATTCCCTGGACGAGTCCTCCACAGACCTACTCAGCCACCTTGATGACTGCATACGCTTCATATGTGATGCTTGCGaggcatcaaaatctgtccttgTGCATTG cCATGTAGGGCAAAGTCGGAGTGCGGCGGTGGTGACTGCTTACTTGATGAAATGTCATAAAATGAACTTCGGCGATGCCTATGCCAAACTCCAGCAACTTAAACCTGATGTAAA GATGAATGAGGGGTTTGTGGACCAGTTAGCACTATATGAGTCATTGGGTTGTGAAGTAGATGTCACCAGCCCCCAGTACAAGCAGTACAGACTCCAGAAACTCACAGAGAAATACCCAG AGCTTCAGAATGTCCCAAAGGAGTTGTTTGCAGTGGACCCTTACCTAAGCACCTGTTCtgaggtggtatacaggtgtaaAAAATGTCG ACGGACACTGTTCCGCGCTTCCAGTATCCTCAGTCACACTATTGGCAATGGACCGACTGCTTTTGCCTATAAGAAGATGAGTAACCTACCGAGTGGGGACCAGACCCAATGTACCTCCTACTTCACTGAGCCTGTCCAGTGGATGGAACAGGCCTTGTTAGGGGTGATGGATGGACAG aTCTTGTGCCCAAAGTGTAGCTCCAAGTTGGGCTCATTCAGCTGGTGTGGGGAGCAGTGTTCCTGTGGTCGATGGGTGACTCCAGCCTTCCAGATGCATAAAAACAGAGTGGATGAAATCAAACACATCAGTATAGCCACACTCAAATCATGA